GGATCTCTACTTGCCGGTGCGGCCGGGCACGGATCTGCAGCTCCTGATGGGGATGCTGCACATCGTGCTGCGCGATGGGCTCGAGAACCGCGCGTTCATCGAAGCGCACACGACAGGATTCGAGGCCGTGGCCGAATCGGTCAAGCCGTACGATCCGCGCGCCGTTGCCGAACGAACCGGCGTGCCGCCCGAGGCGATCGAGCGTGCGGCGCACATGTTCGCCAAGGCGGAGCGGGCCATCCTGCTTCATGCGCGCGGGCTCGAGCATCACTCGAAGGGCGTCGAGAACTGCTCGGCTGCGATCAATCTGTGCCTGGCGACGGGCCATTTCGGCCGCGAGGGATCCGGCTGCGCGATGATCACCGGCCAGGGCAACGGGCAGGGCGGGCGCGAGCACGGCCAGAAATGCGATCAGCTGCCCGGGCAGCGGTCGATCGACGATCCCAAGGCGCGCGAGCACGTCGCGAGGGTCTGGGGCATTTCGCCGGAGGAGCTACCGGGCGCCGGCTATTCCGCCGTCGAGATCATGGAGGCCATCCATCGCGGCGAGATCAAGGGCCTGCTGTCGATTTGCTTCAATCCGCTCGTCTCGCTGCCGGATGCGACGTTTACGCGTGAGGCGCTCGAGCGGCTCGAGTTCTTCGGTGTGATCGACTTCTTCCTCTCCGAAACCGCGCAGCACGCTGACGTCGTCTTGGCCGGGAGCCTGCAGGAAGAGGAAGAAGGCGTGGTCTGCACGGCCGAGGGCCGCGTCGTGCACATCCGCAAGGCGGTCGATCCGCCCGGGAACGCGCGCGGCGATGCGTCGATCTTCTGCGACCTGGCGGCGCGCCTGGGCAAGGGTCAGTACTTTCCCTATCGCGAGCCGCGGGAGATCTTCGAGGAGCTGCGCGAGGCGTCACGCGGCGGTATCGCCGACTACTACGGCATCACCTACGAACGGCTCGATCGCGAGATGGGCGTCTTCTGGCCGTGCCCATCCGAGGATCATCCGGGCACGCCGAGGCTCTTCGAAGGCGGCGTGTCGATGCACGCCGATGGCAAGTGCCGCTTCCAGCTGACGCCGTGGCGCGAGAGCGGCGATCCCGTGGATGCGGACTATCCCGTGTATCTCACGACCGGACGCGTCGTCAGTCAGTACCTTTCCGGCACGCAGACCCGGCGCATCGGCGCGCTCGTCGAGCAGTACCCCGAGCCGCGCGTCGAGATCCACCCGCGGCTGGCAGCGACGTTCGATGTCGACACCGGTGACCTGGTCACGGTCACGACGAGGCGGACCGAACTGACGCTGCCCTGCGCGGTCGTGAAGACGATTCGGCCCGACACCGTCTTCATCCCGTATCACTGGGCCGGCGACAAGAGCGCGAACCGTCTGACGCATCGCACGATCGATCCGCGCAGCAA
The DNA window shown above is from Candidatus Binatia bacterium and carries:
- a CDS encoding molybdopterin oxidoreductase family protein; protein product: MAKVPGSADAIRDQFGPHLNFEPAGGWQHESQHAPDKLVKTHCCFCGQQCGIQLKVRDNRVVGFEPWEEFPFNQGMLCPKGVKRYLQSGHPDRLLDPLMRTDAGFRPTTWDEALGTTVRRLRELQAKYGRDAVAVYGGASLTTEKAYLVGKFARVALGTRHIDYNGRLCMVSAGTAYKPAFGADRSPIPWSDIPKAQVLLVIGANVGECAPITTSYIWRCRDRGGQLIVVDPRFTPIARNADLYLPVRPGTDLQLLMGMLHIVLRDGLENRAFIEAHTTGFEAVAESVKPYDPRAVAERTGVPPEAIERAAHMFAKAERAILLHARGLEHHSKGVENCSAAINLCLATGHFGREGSGCAMITGQGNGQGGREHGQKCDQLPGQRSIDDPKAREHVARVWGISPEELPGAGYSAVEIMEAIHRGEIKGLLSICFNPLVSLPDATFTREALERLEFFGVIDFFLSETAQHADVVLAGSLQEEEEGVVCTAEGRVVHIRKAVDPPGNARGDASIFCDLAARLGKGQYFPYREPREIFEELREASRGGIADYYGITYERLDREMGVFWPCPSEDHPGTPRLFEGGVSMHADGKCRFQLTPWRESGDPVDADYPVYLTTGRVVSQYLSGTQTRRIGALVEQYPEPRVEIHPRLAATFDVDTGDLVTVTTRRTELTLPCAVVKTIRPDTVFIPYHWAGDKSANRLTHRTIDPRSKIPEFKVSACRLAKAGQAHAQLPTATGASRV